One Mesorhizobium loti genomic window carries:
- a CDS encoding aminotransferase — MSKTQTAVQATEARRESHLFYLSSLRRPLIDRAEGIYMWTQDGRRFIDGSSGPMVANIGHSNRNVLDAMKRQMDRATFAYRLHFENEPAEELARELAGKLPEGMDRIFFVSGGSEATESCIKLARQWAVATGQASRWKVITRFPSYHGGTLGSLSITGDDALSETFEPMMRVMPTVPAPTAWRDRDNLSMEQRGVRYADMLEDKILAEGPESVVAFIMEPIGGAATAALVAPDSYYARIREICDRYGILLIHDEVMSGAGRTGRFLGGDHWNCKPDIVALSKGLGSGYAPLGALAAPMRLVQPLLASGGFQHGHTYAGNPLACAAGLAVLGEMDRLDLIANAAAMGDVLMDGLKGLAKRFPFIADVRGKGLLTGAEMVADPETLRPIDQGKKATQRLLDLAYERGLIIYGRRVKGGIDGDNFMVAPPMIVTAEQIGEIISIIGDSLEVLAAELDLPVEGRG; from the coding sequence ATGTCGAAGACCCAGACCGCCGTTCAAGCAACCGAGGCCCGGCGAGAATCGCATCTGTTCTATCTGTCCAGCCTGCGCCGGCCGCTGATCGACCGCGCCGAGGGCATCTATATGTGGACGCAGGACGGCCGCCGTTTCATCGATGGGTCGAGCGGGCCGATGGTGGCCAATATCGGCCATTCGAACCGCAATGTGCTTGATGCCATGAAGCGGCAGATGGATCGCGCCACCTTCGCCTACCGGCTGCATTTCGAGAACGAACCGGCGGAGGAACTGGCACGCGAGCTTGCGGGCAAGTTGCCGGAAGGCATGGACCGCATCTTCTTCGTCTCGGGCGGCTCGGAGGCGACGGAATCCTGCATCAAGCTCGCCCGGCAATGGGCTGTTGCCACCGGCCAGGCCAGCCGCTGGAAGGTGATCACGCGCTTCCCCTCCTATCATGGCGGCACGCTGGGTTCGCTTTCGATCACCGGCGACGACGCGCTGTCAGAGACTTTCGAGCCGATGATGCGGGTGATGCCGACCGTGCCGGCACCGACCGCCTGGCGCGACCGCGACAACCTCTCCATGGAGCAGCGTGGCGTCCGCTATGCCGACATGCTGGAGGACAAGATCCTTGCCGAAGGCCCGGAAAGCGTCGTCGCCTTCATCATGGAGCCGATCGGCGGTGCTGCCACGGCGGCGCTTGTAGCGCCTGACAGCTACTATGCCCGCATCCGCGAGATCTGTGACCGCTACGGCATCCTGCTTATCCATGACGAAGTGATGAGCGGCGCCGGCCGCACCGGCAGATTCCTCGGCGGCGACCACTGGAACTGCAAGCCGGATATCGTCGCTCTGTCGAAGGGGCTAGGCTCGGGCTATGCGCCGCTCGGCGCGCTGGCCGCACCGATGCGGCTGGTGCAGCCGCTGCTCGCCTCCGGCGGCTTCCAGCATGGCCACACCTATGCCGGCAACCCGCTGGCTTGCGCCGCGGGGCTTGCCGTGCTCGGCGAAATGGACCGGCTCGACCTGATCGCCAACGCCGCCGCCATGGGCGACGTGCTGATGGACGGGCTGAAAGGGCTGGCGAAGCGCTTTCCCTTCATCGCCGATGTGCGTGGCAAGGGCCTGTTGACCGGCGCCGAGATGGTTGCCGATCCCGAGACGCTGCGGCCGATCGACCAGGGCAAGAAAGCCACGCAGCGGCTGCTCGACCTCGCCTATGAGCGCGGGCTGATCATCTATGGCCGCAGGGTCAAGGGCGGCATCGACGGCGACAATTTCATGGTCGCGCCGCCGATGATCGTCACGGCTGAACAGATCGGTGAGATCATTTCCATCATCGGCGACTCCCTGGAGGTCCTGGCCGCCGAACTCGACCTGCCGGTCGAAGGCCGGGGTTAA